The Raphanus sativus cultivar WK10039 unplaced genomic scaffold, ASM80110v3 Scaffold1969, whole genome shotgun sequence genome segment TCCAAAGAGAATAGTCGTTTGGTTTCAACTGTAATGCTGTTTGGAAGGAAGTTATTGCTCTGTCGAATTCTCTAGACAGATTGAAGAGAACACCTAACACTATATGCACATCGGCGTCCTCAGGATTCATCTGAGAAGCTTCAGTGAATAATCTAGCAATCTGTTTATACATGGAAAAGGAATAGTGTTTTTTTCAATACAACTATGAGATGAGATTCAACTGCGGAAAATTTACAAGAGGAATGGCACTTACATCAGCATGGTATAGGGAATCAGCAAGCTCTGGAGGTGCGATTGATCCATACTTTGGGTGATTCCGCAGCCATCCGTATAAGTACTTCAAAGCAGTTGCTTGCTCCAACTCTGAATTTTACAGAGTACAACTTGTTAGTCATCAATCTGATTCCAAAAACGTAAGCAACaagaaaatgttacaaaaacaaacaaatatagcTAGATTTCAGGCACTGACCGTTGGTATGGCTCACACCAAGCGCAAGAAGCACCTCTAGATTTGAGGGATCAGCCTCCTGTGCCCGCATCATTGCAGCTATTGCCTGTAACCACAATATTAACAGATTTTTAGCAACCTCTTCTTTTATTTATGTGCCATGGGTAAATAACGGTTCATGCAAAAAATAATCTGAATAACCTGTTGATCGTCATCGTTCTCTGCGTGTGTGACCCCAAGTAATCTCCAACCTTCAGCATTCTCAGGATTTTTCATAACCTCAGCTTCTAGAGCAAGCGCTGCCTCACTCAGAAGTCCTTTGCGGAACAATTCCTGCCCTTCTTTCATAGGTTCAGGGTGACCCACATAAGGGTTCATGTCAGAGAAGACGTAGACACCACTATTTTGTTTTTCAGCATTTCTTTCCGTCAGAAACCTGAAGAGGCAGAGACGTTGGTTAGATGGACTTAAAAGTCCAAGATGCATGAAACCAAAATGATGTAAAAAGATCAAGGGATGGAATTGGAGAGGGACCATAATATTATTCGATTGTTAAATTTTTGTGAACGCTCAAGCACAACGAAAAAGAGAACTTATTATAGATCAACTAAATAATAATGGACTTACTCATCATAAGCATTTGCCCATGCATCAGCCGAACTCCCACCCGCGGGCCCTTCAGCAAATTCATCTACCCAGTCATCAACATTCAACTTCGAAAACTCATTAACCCATTGGTCCTCAGCCGATTCTTGCTGTCGGTTCGCGGAAGCAAACTCATCAGCCCACTGTTCTGGTCCACGTGCAAGCTACACGcaccaaaatgaaataaaaacttACGTTAAATGCAAGATGGTGGTTGTACTTGCTACCATGTCAGAGACATCATATTCTCTTAAGTAATAAGGAACCATTTCACTGGAAAGAAGTGTACAGAGAAATCTACGCTCCGCCTTTCCACTAcatttcatttctaaaatagaaaatgaagGAGATTGACTACAGCACTAAGCTATGCAAGAAAGGAGTAACACTAAATCAATTTGCACTAGGGTGATATCAGTAGCGAGTAGACCCTAAGCAAAAACATACTTTCTCATTGGCGAATTGATCAGCCCAACTTGGCGGCCCCAGATACTGCTGTTCATATTCAGTCGCCCAGTCCCCTGGGGCTGGTCCAGGCTTGACCTCATTCTCATCCATAATGAGTTCACCGCGGCTCATCTTTGAAACAAATTGAAGGAATCTTGAATTCTGCATTCACCAAACACATTTTGCCAAGCTTTTCAGATAAATCTCAAGAGAGCAGCTCAGCACATCATCCTTAATTGCAAAACATCGCCTCAGAAGTTCTCAGCAGTGGAAATAAGGAAATCAGAACAGCTTGGCATCCAATAGTACAGTTTACTACAAACTTACTTACTGAAACTATCATCACCAACCTGAAATTTCGGATTGCCATCCTGAGACAGTGTATGAGCAAGCTTACGAGTTTGCTCCATTGCAGCTAAATTTTGCATATTCATACTTCTCATTTGGTTTGACATCAGTTGAGATTGACCcttcaaaaaaaatcaagaaaaaaaaggaaaaggatgAGCGCCAACAATTTTCAGAACCTGAAAAAATATGAGAAAGCTAAAGTGCTGTTCAATTAAACGCGAGTCGAACTCTGATGGACTGATAACATCGCAAAGAAAAGTTGCAACAGATTCAGGCATTTGAACAACTATACCCTGGGAACTAGTAAAGCAAAGCCTATACTCAACCAAAAATATGAGTCCTCGATATTCTATTATACTAATTGCAAGCTTGTTAAATATGAGTCTGGTGTGGACATTCAAATAGAACATATCAAACAATTGAAGGAAAATGTACCTGCTCAAACTCGGTGGCCCACCCATTCACACCATGTTGTTGCTCAAAAGAGTTGACCCATGCGTCAGGACCCCCATGATTCATACCATGCTGATGCTGGTCAAATTCGGCTGCCCAACTATCCGCAGGATGTAAACCAGGTTTCGTAACAGCCTGAGACTCATTCCAGTAATCATCTAGCTCCCGAAATCTCCCAGGAATATGACCTCTAGCTTGAATGCCATCATCAATATCTAACGATGACAGTAACGCATTTACCTATAAAAACAACGGAGAACAATATAAGCAGCCAACAAAACTGAGAAAAGGTGCAAAATACACCAAAAGAGAACATAAAAAGCTTAGTCACACCTCGAAAAGGAAGACATAACAAGTAAAACAAGCAATGATTCTCAACAAAATCCCTGAGGCTCATTTTCATTCTAAAACACAATGATGCAGTTACATAAAACTATCAGGCAAGCAGCAAACCTGAGAATTGATAAATTCTTCTCCCCTGTCAGCAAAAAAATGCCGGGCCATTATGCTACTACGATCACGTATACACTGTTTGTCACTCTGTGACAATCCCAGGACAGGGACAGGTGCTGGACGAAAGGGAATGCCACCACGGCTACTCTCAACAAACGAATGCAGAAAGTTAGACAAGACTCTCTGCGGGGGTCCTgcaatgtaaaaacaaaaaaaaaacaaattttaagcAAGCACAAGACACCAAGTCACTTTGACAAATGCAATAAACAATAAACACGAAACAACCATCTGGGAGAATTTAAACGCACAGCAAAGAAGTTGATTCAACTTTGAGTAAACTACTTTATTTCATGTAGCTAATACTTTTCACTGCTTTTCTTCCCACAACTAAAGATGTTTACTTTGCGGACTGAAGATGTTACCATTCATATTCAACATCAAACCCCGTAATATCAAAATCCATTTGTGGTAGAGAGAAATAAGagttaaaatatgataataacaaTGACAAACCTTCAAAAGTGGGCTGGAGAGGAGGCTCATAGATAGGACCCATGGGAGGCATAGGTCCAGCACCACGCTGAACTTCATCCCAAGCAGCACCCAGACCATTCTGATCTACAGAGCGGAAGCCACGGAAGAACTCTGTCCcctgatgataaaaaaaaaaggttaatcAGTGccaaatactaaaattatataaaaaaaaaaaagagtagaactTTGAAGAGTATTAATAA includes the following:
- the LOC130505046 gene encoding peroxisome biogenesis protein 5-like is translated as MAMRDLVNGGAACAVPGSSSSSNPLGALTNALLGSSSKTQERLKEIPNATSSGPGPQFYSQDQHLSSLPGSELDQPLLQPGAQGTEFFRGFRSVDQNGLGAAWDEVQRGAGPMPPMGPIYEPPLQPTFEGPPQRVLSNFLHSFVESSRGGIPFRPAPVPVLGLSQSDKQCIRDRSSIMARHFFADRGEEFINSQVNALLSSLDIDDGIQARGHIPGRFRELDDYWNESQAVTKPGLHPADSWAAEFDQHQHGMNHGGPDAWVNSFEQQHGVNGWATEFEQGQSQLMSNQMRSMNMQNLAAMEQTRKLAHTLSQDGNPKFQNSRFLQFVSKMSRGELIMDENEVKPGPAPGDWATEYEQQYLGPPSWADQFANEKLARGPEQWADEFASANRQQESAEDQWVNEFSKLNVDDWVDEFAEGPAGGSSADAWANAYDEFLTERNAEKQNSGVYVFSDMNPYVGHPEPMKEGQELFRKGLLSEAALALEAEVMKNPENAEGWRLLGVTHAENDDDQQAIAAMMRAQEADPSNLEVLLALGVSHTNELEQATALKYLYGWLRNHPKYGSIAPPELADSLYHADIARLFTEASQMNPEDADVHIVLGVLFNLSREFDRAITSFQTALQLKPNDYSLWNKLGATQANSVQSADAISAYQQALDLKPNYVRAWANMGISYANQGMYKESIPYYVRALAMNPKADNAWQYLRLSLSCASRHDLIEACEARNLDLLQKEFPL